One genomic region from bacterium encodes:
- a CDS encoding MoxR family ATPase has translation MQETQGDDLKLVEELARAREKILQEISKVIIGQKEVIDELLLAMFCNGHCLIIGVPGLAKTLLVSTMSRILSLKFRRIQFTPDLMPSDITGTDVLEEDTTSRRRSFRFIKGPIFANIILADEINRTPPKTQAALLEAMQEHKVTAGGTTYSLSLPFFVLATQNPIEQEGTYPLPEAQLDRFMFNIYIDYPSEEEELNIAKLTTSAYEAELEQVLSGEDILRLQGIVRKVPVADHVAEYAIRLVRSSRPGDELSPDFVKDWVSWGAGPRASQYLLLGGKARAVMMGRYAVSKEDIKAVAGPVLRHRIITNFNAEADGIDSMEIIRRLMEIKDNTA, from the coding sequence ATGCAGGAGACACAAGGGGATGATCTTAAACTGGTCGAGGAGCTTGCCCGGGCCAGGGAGAAGATTCTGCAAGAAATAAGCAAGGTGATTATTGGTCAAAAGGAGGTCATCGATGAACTTTTGTTGGCCATGTTTTGTAATGGTCACTGTCTGATTATCGGGGTGCCGGGTTTGGCCAAGACCTTGCTTGTTTCTACCATGTCTAGGATACTGTCTCTGAAATTTCGGCGAATTCAATTCACCCCGGACCTAATGCCTTCTGATATCACCGGCACGGATGTACTGGAAGAGGATACTACCAGTCGGCGTCGAAGCTTCAGATTTATCAAAGGCCCTATTTTCGCCAATATTATTTTGGCCGATGAGATTAATCGGACTCCCCCAAAAACCCAGGCCGCTTTACTGGAAGCTATGCAGGAACATAAGGTTACGGCCGGGGGAACCACTTATTCCCTGTCTTTGCCCTTTTTTGTCCTGGCTACTCAAAACCCGATCGAACAGGAAGGCACCTACCCCCTGCCCGAGGCCCAATTGGACCGATTTATGTTTAACATCTACATTGACTACCCCTCTGAGGAGGAGGAGCTCAACATTGCCAAACTTACCACCTCGGCCTATGAGGCAGAGTTAGAGCAGGTTCTTTCCGGAGAAGACATCCTTCGTTTACAGGGTATTGTCCGCAAGGTTCCGGTGGCTGACCATGTAGCTGAATATGCCATTCGCTTAGTTAGAAGCTCTCGACCAGGTGATGAGCTATCTCCTGATTTTGTTAAAGACTGGGTCAGTTGGGGCGCGGGTCCGAGGGCTTCCCAGTATTTGCTTCTGGGGGGTAAAGCCAGGGCAGTAATGATGGGCAGATACGCTGTCTCCAAAGAAGACATCAAGGCAGTAGCCGGGCCGGTTCTTCGACACCGGATCATTACTAACTTTAATGCCGAGGCAGACGGGATTGATTCGATGGAGATTATCCGGCGGCTGATGGAGATAAAGGACAACACGGCCTAA